One Triticum dicoccoides isolate Atlit2015 ecotype Zavitan chromosome 5B, WEW_v2.0, whole genome shotgun sequence genomic window carries:
- the LOC119309781 gene encoding protein transport protein Sec61 subunit alpha-like, translating to MAGFNLFRLRPLAELLPEVEGPAEAVPFRRKAAYTAGSLLVFLAGSQLPLYGIHNSRAGAADDPLYWVHTAYAANRGTAMSLGVYPLLMSELSTHLLLGSGAINPLPENRLLMTGGLKKALGVLFSAAMPVRDVLSATYLGAGSAILVVLQISIGSVVLIYLDDALRKGYGLLSGIPLFTSAHVCATLFWRAFRDGAHGNLAATFAFFLLVCGLQGLHVALPLTDDAPAARFQSNYSISISYLAYAPIIFQATLVACTYTFSEQLFTVFGGNKIVNLLSKWERSKRFAGFIPVSGVAYYLTTPPTLADSARDPVHACLYAALLLMGCALISTAWFGLCRYSRRYVSRLVGERVTVTPARAGSIRLSRCKARVTMVAFVVGLCVGALTLLAGFMGVSGSGTGIMLAVTGIYSSCFDTRASSGIDAIGL from the exons ATGGCGGGCTTCAATCTCTTCCGGCTGCGGCCGTTGGCGGAGTTGTTGCCGGAGGTCGAGGGCCCCGCGGAGGCCGTTCCTTTCCGGCGGAAGGCGGCCTACACCGCCGGCTCGCTCCTCGTCTTCCTGGCGGGCAGCCAGCTCCCGCTCTATGGGATCCACAACAGCCGGGCCGGGGCTGCCGACGACCCGCTCTACTGGGTCCACACGGCCTACGCGGCCAACCGCGGAACCGCCATGTCCCTCGGCGTTTACCCCCTCCTCATGTCCGAGTTGAGCACCCACCTCCTCCTCGGGTCAGGGGCCATTAATCCCCTCCCGGAAAACCGTCTTCTCAT GACCGGAGGGCTGAAGAAGGCGCTGGGGGTGTTGTTCTCCGCCGCGATGCCGGTCCGCGACGTGCTATCCGCGACCTACTTGGGTGCCGGGAGCGCGATCCTCGTCGTGCTGCAGATCTCCATTGGAAGCGTCGTTCTCATTTATCTCGACGACGCTCTTAGAAAGGGCTATGGCCTCCTTTCCGGCATCCCGTTGTTCACCTCCGCACATGTTTG CGCAACTCTTTTCTGGAGAGCCTTCAGAGACGGCGCACATGGAAACCTAGCGGCGACGTTTGCCTTCTTTCTGCTTGTGTGCGGATTGCAAGGCCTGCATGTCGCGTTGCCACTGACAGATGATGCGCCTGCTGCTAGGTTTCAGTCCAACTACAGCATCAGCATATCCTACCTCGCCTATGCCCCCATCATATTCCAAGCCACGCTTGTTGCATGCACATATACATTCTCAGAG CAATTATTTACGGTATTTGGCGGAAACAAGATCGTCAACCTGCTCAGCAAGTGGGAGAGATCTAAACGTTTTGCAGGGTTTATTCCAGTAAGCGGGGTCGCCTACTACCTAACTACGCCACCAAC CTTGGCTGATTCAGCAAGAGACCCGGTGCACGCGTGCCTCTACGCCGCCTTGCTGCTCATGGGATGCGCCCTCATATCGACGGCCTGGTTCGGGCTGTGCAGATACTCAAGGAGGTACGTGTCTAGGTTGGTCGGGGAAAGAGTGACCGTGACGCCTGCGCGGGCCGGCTCGATTCGCCTCAGCCGATGTAAGGCCCGTGTCACCATGGTGGCCTTCGTCGTTGGACTCTGTGTCGGCGCGCTGACCCTCCTTGCGGGCTTCATGGGCGTCAGCGGCTCCGGCACTGGAATTATGCTCGCCGTCACCGGCATATACTCTTCTTGTTTCGACACCAGAGCTTCTTCTGGGATTGATGCAATTGGACTCTGA